The Zingiber officinale cultivar Zhangliang chromosome 10A, Zo_v1.1, whole genome shotgun sequence genome contains a region encoding:
- the LOC122027621 gene encoding GATA transcription factor 17-like: MGSNPGQASDLKTDHLVRQPAGGEGHLIAAADARALQSYGHDRGNGGAGDGMEEDLDGAVEGEAMEGDVGHDHGGLGDQNAIIVPPVASNQLTLSFHGEVYVFDSVSPEKVQAVLLLLGGREIAATSASMPSASNQLNKRLNFPHRVASLMRFREKRKERNFDKKIRYAVRKEVALRMQRNRGQFTSSKSKPEDANSDVTNCEGTQHWGSIEGRPPSSAVCHHCGISSKLTPMMRRGPDGPRTLCNACGLMWANKGTLRDLSKNPSLILQSGPQEGNEMILVSPQNEASATVVEQQPLAANRPESLSP; this comes from the exons atggGTTCAAATCCTGGTCAGGCCTCCGATTTGAAGACGGATCACCTTGTGCGTCAGCCGGCCGGTGGCGAAGGTCACTTAATCGCCGCCGCGGACGCCAGGGCACTGCAATCGTATGGACATGACAGGGGCAACGGCGGAGCCGGTGATGGCATGGAGGAAGATCTCGACGGTGCTGTTGAGGGGGAGGCTATGGAAGGTGATGTGGGTCATGATCACGGAGGCTTGGGAGATCAAAATGCCATCATCGTGCCTCCAGTTGCTAGCAATCAGCTGACGCTCTCGTTCCATGGGGAAGTCTATGTGTTCGACTCTGTCTCACCTGAAAAG gTTCAAGCTGTTCTTTTGTTGTTGGGGGGACGTGAAATTGCTGCCACCTCAGCCTCAATGCCATCAGCATCTAATCAATTGAATAAG CGCTTGAATTTCCCTCACAGAGTTGCTTCACTAATGAGGTTCCGTGAGAAGAGGAAAGAGCGCAACTTTGACAAAAAGATACGATATGCTGTACGGAAAGAAGTTGCTCTTAG GATGCAGCGAAATAGAGGTCAGTTTACTTCATCAAAATCAAAGCCTGAGGATGCCAATTCAGATGTCACAAATTGTGAGGGAACCCAGCATTGGGGTTCAATTGAAGGTCGGCCACCGTCGTCAGCTGT TTGCCATCATTGTGGTATCAGCTCAAAATTGACACCAATGATGCGCCGTGGACCTGATGGACCAAGGACACTATGCAATGCTTGTGGACTCATGTGGGCAAATAAG GGTACATTGAGAGACCTCTCTAAAAATCCTTCCCTGATTCTACAGAGTGGCCCTCAAGAAGGAAATGAAATG atACTTGTTTCTCCCCAGAATGAAGCCTCTGCAACAGTAGTTGAACAACAACCTCTTGCTGCTAACCGTCCAGAATCGTTGTCGCCATGA